DNA sequence from the Brachybacterium sp. P6-10-X1 genome:
ACTCGGTGGGCTTCGCGCAGTCCCTCTCGGCCGCCGTCGAGGAGGGCTACCGCTGGTCCAGCGACCGCGGCCTCGCGATCGTGAAGACCGCCATCGTCTCCATCGAGTACGACCAGCGCACCCGCGAGCTGCTGGCCGACGTGCAGAAGGCCGACGCGCTCTCCGGCGCCCGCTCGCAGTCCTTCATGAACCAGGCCGCCGCCCGCGGTGTGGAGTCCGCCGGGGAGACCGGCGGCGGTGCGGGCCTGGCCATGTTCGGGGCGGGCATGGGGGCCGCCGGCGGCATGGTGGGACCGGCGCAGCCGTGGTCGCCTCCCGGTCAGCAGGGCCAGCCGCAGCAGCAGGCGGCCCCGCAGCAGCAGGGCCAGCCCTCGCAGCAGGCCGCTCCGCAGCAGCAGGCGGCCCCCGCCCAGGACGATCCGGTCGCCAAGCTCGCCCAGTACAAGGAGATGCTGGAGAAGGGCCTGATCACCGACGAGGACTACGAGGCGGCGAAGAAGGCCGCCCTCGGCCTCTGATCCGACATGTCCCCCCCCCCCCAGGACGCGCCGTGGGCGCGGCCGCCCGACCCCGCCCGCGAGCCGCAGGACGACCAGTCGGCGCAGTCCGGCCCGTCGGCCGCTTCTGACGACGGGCGCTTCGCCGCGCCCGACGGCGGGAGCGCCGCCCCCGGTTCGCTGCCCGAGTGGCCGGGCGGCCAGGGCGGGTCCGGGCAGGCCCGATCCCCGCAGCAGACCTCGGGCCGGCCGCCGCAGATGCTCGGCGACGACTCCGTCGGCGGCGCGACGCAGGCCGCGCAGAAGCATTCCAGCGAACGCATCATCGACACCAGCTCGGGGAAGGCCGACGGGCTGAGCAAGTGCCCGCGGTGCGGCAGCACGGACATCCAGTACTCGCTCACCCAGAAGGCCCTGGTCTGCGCCTACTGCCGCCACGCGTGGAACGAGGAGAATGCGGAGGAGGCCTTCGGACTCGATTCCTCCATCGCGGACCTGCGCGGCGCCACCATGGCCTCCGGCACGGCCGACGTCCGTGAGGACGTCACGGTGATGACCCTGAAGTGCCAGGGCTGCGGTGCGGAGATCGTGATCAACGTGGAGCAGGAGCTGCAGGCCCGCTGCCACTGGTGCCGTCAGACCTTGTCGGTGAACTCCCAGATCCCCAACGGTGCGGTGCCGGATGCGGTGCTGCCCTTCCAGCTCACCCGCGAGGAGGCCGTCGCGCGGATCGACGCCTTCGCCGGTCAGCGCAAGGCCTTCGCGCAGGGACGCTTCAAGCAGGAGTTCGTCCCCGACAACGTGATGGGCGTGTACATCCCGTACCTGGTGGTCGACGGCAACATGCACGCCGTCCTCGGCGGCCGCGGCGAGATCACCACCCGGCAGTACACGGTGCGCACCGGCAGCGGGGACAACGCCCGGTCCGAGACGTTCTACGACGCGGACGTCTTCTCCGTCCAACGGGCCTTCGACCTGCTGGTCGACGACCTCACGGTCGAGTCCGCGCAGCGCTTCGACATCCACGACAGCTCGCAGGCGACCAACAACATCCTCGGGGCCGTGCGGCCCTACGACGTCGAGAACGCGGTCGCCTACAACTCGAACTACCTCAAGAACTTCACCTCCGAGCGCCGCGATCTCAACATCCGCGACGTCGACGACGTGGTGGAGGACAAGTTCCTGGCGATCGCCCGGGCCAAGGCGCTGCCGACGATCAGCCGGTACGACCGCGGCGTGCGCTGGACGGAGGAGGGCGTGACCGTGCACGGCACCCGCTGGGTCGCCGTGTACGTGCCCGTGTGGCTGTACAGCTACGCCGACTCCGCCCAGGGCGAGGGCTCGCTGGTCCACTACATCGCGGTCAACGCCCGCAACGGCAACACCATGGGCTCGGTGCCCGTCTCCCACCCCAAGATCTTCGCAGCGGCCTGCGCGGCCGGCTCGGTGGCCGCCGTGATCGGCGCCGTGGTCGGCTTCGGCTGGTTCCTGGCGGGATGATGAGGAGGCCGACGGTGACGATCGGGCGAGACGACGAACGGAGCGTGGACGATGTTTCCCCTGCTGGCTGAGCTGGTCGCTGACCCGGCCACCCCGATGCTGCTGGCCGAGTCCGGCGACGGGGCCATCGGCATCGCCTTCCCCTTCATCGCCGGACCGGCGGTGTTCGCGGCCGTCTACGGCGGCATCTACCGGTACTACCGCAACACCGACAAGCGCCACCATTTCGAGCGCGAGACCGACGTCGCCGTGGGCAACCTCCGCACCGGGGACCGCAAGGTCGGGACCAACAACCGCCAGAAGTCCCGCACCATGGCCGGCGAGAACTCGACCGATCACCTCCAGCGGGTCCGTCGCATCTCGGCGGAGTGAGATGACCACCGGCCCTCGCGCCCTGCTGATCACCGGTGCGGTCGGCGTCGGCAAGACCACGGTGACCGACGCGGTCGGGGAGGAGCTCGCCGCGCAGGGCGTCGCCGGCGCGGCGATCGACCTGGACTGGTTGCGCCGCAGCTGGCCCGCCCCGGACGACGACCCCTTCCAGAGCCGACTCGAGCTCGAGAACCTCCGGCTCGTCGCCGGGACGTACCGCGCCGCCGGAGCGCTGGTGCTGGTGGCGGCCGGAGTCCTGGAGGCGCGCGAGGACCGCCCCGCCTACGAGGTGGCATGCGGCTGCCCGCTGACCGTGGTGCGCCTGACCGCCCCGCGCGACCTGGTGCGCGAGCGCCTCCACCGCCGCCACGACCTCGACCCCGGCGGCCTCGTCTGGCATCTCGAGCGCTACGACGAGCTCACCGCCGTCCTCGATGACGCCGGGGTGGAGGACGTCGGGGTCGCGATCCGGGAGGATCCCCGCGCCACGGCGCGCGCGGTGCTCGACGCCGTCGGGATCTGAGCGCCTGCCCCTGCTCCCGGTCCCTGGACCGTGCTCCTCTCAGAGCTCCTGCGCGCTCATCCACTCCCACAGGCTCCGGCCCTCATGGGCCGGATCGTCGCGGGCCGCGTAGATCCACGAGAAATGCCCGGGGTACTGCACGCCGTCCCAGATCACGGTGTCGTACAGCGACATGATCGAGCCGTCGATCAGCTCATGGGCGTGGACCGTGTTCGCCTGCGGATCGACGGTGCCGTCGTCGGCCGAGGCGATCAGCCAGGTCGGCGCGGCGATCTCCCGCAGCTCCGCATCAGAGATCAGCGGCCCGGGGGAGTCGCCGTACTCCTCGACCACCCCGCAGATCGGGACCGCAGAGGCGTAGACACCAGGGTTCTCCACCACCATTTTCAACGTCATGTATCCGCCGTTGCTGCAACCGGTGACATGGATCCGGTCGCGGTCGATCGGATGGGCTGCGGCGACCTCCTCGATGATCTCGTCGATCAAGGGCTCGAAGGCGGGGCCGTCGAGCATCCAGGCCGACGGGCACTGCGGAGCGACCACGTAGGCACCGCCGAAGAGATCCTGGGCGGCGTCGGTCGTGACGCCGAGCGCGCCCCGGTTCGCCCGCAGCTGGGTCTCGTTGTCGTAATACGTCGTGCTGTCCGCCGTGAAGCCGCCCTCTCCGCCGCCGTGCAGCCACACCACGAGAGGGAGCTCGGCAGATCGTCCGCGGCGGGGCGGGCTGAACACACGGTAGTTGGTGCCGGAGGCCGAGAGATGGGAGGTGAACGCGTCGACCTCGGGGGAGACGAGATCGCCCTGCCGGAACGAGGCGATCCACTCGTGCGCGCTGCTGCGGGTGGGCAGGGGCGCGTTCTGGGTGATCGTGTACTCGAGGTCGAGCTGCACGTTGCGCGAGGCGTCGTCCATCCAGTCGAGGGTGGTCGCGCCCTCGACGCCGTCGCCGTGCTCGAGGGCGAGGGTGATACGGCCCCGGTGGTCCGCATGCGCCGCGGTCACGAGGCGGTCGAGGTCGAAGGCGACGGCGCCGGTCAGCGGATTGGTGCCGCGCGCATGCACAGTGAAGGCGGAGACGGGCAGATCGCCGGTCGGCAGCCCGCCCCGCCGAGAGGCGTCGAGCGTCACCGAGACCACTTGCTCCCCGCCGTCCAGGACCTCGGCGTCGAGCGTGAAGGTCGCCGAGCGCTCGCCCGGCGGCGCGGCCAGAGCGGACGGGGCGAGGCCGATGGCGGCGGTGGTCGCGGTGCCGGCGGCGAAGAGGGTGCGGCGGGTGACGGGACTGCTCATGGGAACTCCTTCGTTCGGGCAGGCGCCCGAGGGTCCGGGCGGGCGCCCACGGGTCCTGCGTCACGTTACTCCCCGGTGCGCTCGGCCTCCTCCAGCAGGATCGTGGAGAAGTCGTCGTCCCCGCGCCCGGCCGCGATCTCCGCGTCCAGCGAGGCCAGGGCCGCGCGCAGCGCCGGCAGATCCGCCCCGGGCCGGGGACCGGCGTCGTCGGCGGCCGCGTCGATCGTGTCGATCATCAGGGAGGCGTCCTTGGCGATCGCATCGGCCGTGAAGTCGCCGCCGTCGGTGCTGCGTTCGCCGCGCACGAAGGGCCCCTTCATCCCGGCGATGACGGCGAGTCCGGTGCCGTCGAGCATCTCGAGGGTCTCCTCGGCCGAGGCTCCGGCGGATTCGCCGAGCGCGAGCGCCTCGCGCAGCCCTTGCGCACTGACCGCGAGGGCCAGGTTCGCCAGCAGCTTGCCGGTGGCGGCCTTGCGCCCGGAATCCACGCCGTGCAGACGCTCCGGGTCGGCCCACGGCGCCACCACATCCAGCACCAGGCTGCGTCGTGTCCCGTCGGGGGCGCCGACGTACACGCCGAGCGAGCCGGCGCGGGCCGGACCCAGCGAGCCGACCACCGGCACGCCCACATAGGTGGGGACCGCGGCGGCGAACTCGTCGGCGTCGGCGGGGGAGACGGTGGTGGTGTCGACCCAGGGCACGCCGCTCGGGACCAGGTCGGGTGCGATCACGGTCTCGCGCACGGCGTCGGGCCCGAACAGGGAGGTGATGATCAGTTCGGCCCCGTCCACGGCCCGCGCCGGCGTGGCGGCGACCTGGGCGCCCGCGTCGGCGAGGCGCGCGGTGCGCTCGCTCGTGCGGTTCCAGACGGTGAGCTGGTGGTCGGGGATCAGGTGGAGGGCCAGTTCGGTGCCCATGCGGCCGGTGCCCAGGAACGCGATTCTCATGGCCCGAGTCTCGCATCTCCGCCTCGCGGGTATCACATCAGGGAACGTTCACGCGACCCCGTGCCCCGCTTGTCCCGCGGTCGATGAATCCTGCACAATGGCAGCCATGCCCTCGCACATCAGTCGCCGCCGCGCGCTCACCGTCGCCGCGGCTGCAGGCCTCGGCCTGCCCGCAGCCGCCGCCCACGCCGAGCCGGGTCCGGCCTACCGCGGCGGACCGTTCGAGAACCTGCGCGTGGCCACGTTCAACGTCTCGCTGAACCGCCCCGAGGAGGGCGAGCTGCTGCGTGACCTCGAATCCGGCGAGGACGAGCAGATCCGCGCGGTCGCCGAGGTCATCCAGATCAACAATCCGGACATCATCCTGCTCAACGAGGTCGATCACGACGAGGACGGCGCCGGGATCGACCTGTTGCGCCGCAACTACCTCGAGGTCGGCCAGAACAGGCGCACCCCCGTCTACTACCCGTATGCCTTCAGCGCTCCTGTCAACACCGGAGTGCCCAGCGAGCTCGACCTCGACGGGGACGGCACGGTCGGCGGTCCGGGCGATGCCTGGGGCTTCGGCGAGTTCCCCGGGCAGTACGGCATGGTCGTCCTCTCCCGCCACCCGATCCTCACCGAGCAGGTGCGCACCTTCCAGAAGCTGCGCTGGGCGGACATGCCCAGCAATCTGCTGCCCACCGAGTTCTACAGCGCCGAGGCCGCCTCCGTGCTGCGCCTGAGCTCGAAGTCGCACTGGGACGTCCCGGTGCAGATCGGCAGCTCCACCCTGCACGTGCTCGCCGCCCACCCCACGCCGCCCAGCTTCGACGGGCCGGAGAAGCGCAATCAGCGCCGCAACAGCGACGAGATCCGCCTGTGGGCCGATTACCTCAGCCCCGGACAGCGCTCGCAATGGATCGTCGACGACGCCGGCACCCGGGGCGGACTCGCCCCCAGCGAACCCTTCGTGATCCTGGGTGACTACAACTCCGATCCCCACGACGGGGACTCCTGGCCCGGCGCGATCGACCAGCTGCTGAACCACCCCCGGATCCGCGACACCAAGCCCCGCAGCGCGGGCGCCGTGGAGGCCGCCGAGCTGCAGGGCGGGGCGAACGCCGAGCACACCGGGGAGGCCCGCTACGACACCGCGGACTTCGCCGACGACGGCCCCGGGAACCTGCGCGTGGACTACGTGCTGCCCGACACGTCCCTCCAGGTCGCCTCGTCCGCCGTGTACTGGCCGAAGCGAGGCGCCCCGGGCAGCGAGCTGACCGGTGAGACCCCGTTCCCCACCTCGGACCACCGCCTGGTGCGCGCGGACCTGCAGGTCAAGTCCTGACCTGTCCTTCTCGGAGGTGTCGGACATGACCAGCGACGCGTAGGATCCCGGGCATGGCCCCCGCTGCGCTCGCCCCGATCATCGACATCTCCCGGCTCCACGAGCTGCTCGACGCCTCCGCCTCCGGCCGGGAACGGCTTCATCTGCTGGACGTGCGCTGGGCCCTGGACGGGTCGAAGGGCCATCACACCTACCTCGCAGGGCACCTGCCGGGCGCGGTCCACGTCGACCTCGACACCGAGCTGGCCGCCCCCGCCCGTGCCGACGCCGGCCGCCACCCGCTGCCCGCACCGGAGGACTTCGCCGCCTCGCTGCGCCGCGCCGGGGTCACCGCCGGGTCCCGCGTGGTCGCCTACGACGACACCACCGGCGCCCCGGCCGGGCGCCTGGTGTGGATGCTGCGCGCGCTCGGCCACGACGCCGCCGTGCTCGACGGGGGACTGGCGGCCTGGGACGGCGGACTCGCCACCGACGACGTACGGCCGACGGCCGGCGACGTGCCCGCCCGTGAGTGGCCCGTCACGGAGATCGCCTCGGCCGACGAGGTCGCCTCCGGGAGGTCCCTGGTCATCGATGCCCGCGCCCCCGAGCGCTACCGCGGCGAGGTCGAGCCCGTCGACCCGCGCGCCGGCCACGTCCCCGGCGCGGTGAACCTCCCCTTCACCGGCAATCTCGGTCAGGACGGCGCCTTCCTCGCCCCCGAGGAGCTGCGCGGACGCTTCGAGGCCGCCGGCGTACGAGCCGAGCAGGAGGCGATCGTCTACTGCGGCTCCGGGGTGACCGCCGCGCACGACGTCCTCGCCCTGCAGCGCGCGGGCTTCACGCGGGTGCGGCTGTTCCCCGGCTCGTGGTCGCAGTGGAGCGCCGACCCGGCCCGCCCGGTCGCCACCGGCGCGAGGCCCTAAGGTCTCCCGGGACGCCGATCATGCTTTCGGGTTCGCCTCGCGGATGGCCTTCATGATCGCCACGTGACGGCGTCGCCGCGCGTGCGGATCCGTGCCGTCCTGCCCGAGCACCGCGGCCCAGATCGGCACCATCTCCTGGTGATAGGCGTGCCCGTGGCCGCCGGTGACGCTGATCGACAGCGGCATGTCCGCCGCGAGCTGCCAGAACGTGATCCAGGGGAACCAGCGGATCGCGGGAGTGACGTCGTGGCCCACGCGCTGGCGCAGCCAGGCCGGCTCCTCCCACATCAGCGACGGTCGCCACCAGGCGACGGGATCCGAGGGGTGCTGGGCGTAGACCACCCGCGGATGTTGCCACGGCTCGTACAGTCCGCCGAAGTAGTTGAGCTCCAGATCGCGCGGTCGCGTGACCACGCGGACGTGGCGGCCGTGCTCGAGGATCGGGGCGATGGCGGGGGCGCCGTCCCGGCTGCGGGAGGCGAGCTCGCGCCACAGCGGGGTGAAGCTCGGGGTGCCCGTCCACACCGCGCCGTCGACCGTCGTGAGCATCTCCTGCAGGTCGCGGAACGCCGCCTGCCCGCCGAAGGAGCCCAGGGACTCGCCGGCGACGAACAGACGCGGTCGGGCGTCCTCGTCCATCGCGTCCAGGCGCCGTCGCACCGCGTCGAACAGCAGATGCCCTGCCCGTCGCGGGGAGCGAAGATCCAGCAGGAAGCTCAGGGCGCTGGAGTACACCGAATACTGCAGGGAGGCGGTGGCACAGTTCCCGCCGGTGAGGAACTCGATCGCGGACAGCGACCACTCCTGCAGCCAGCCGGTGCCGGTCCCGGTGAACAGCACCAGCACCTCCCGGTCCCAGGCCCCGGTGCGGTCCAGTTCCGCCACCACCGCGTCCACGGTCTCCTCGAGGGTGCGGGAGGTGGATTTGCCGGCGTACACCCGGATCGGCTCGATCGCCGCCTCCCCGGTGGTGGCCGCGATGGTCTCCGGCGTCGGCCCGGAGGACATGATCTTGCGGCCGGGGGCGCCGAGGGACTGCCACGTCTGCAGCGACTCGGGGCTGCCCGAGCGCAGCGGGGAGCTCGGCCGCGGCACGTCCGGGGAGATCAGCCGGTTCGCGGCCTCGGCCCGCTCGAGCATCTGCTCCAGCACCCGGCCGCGCAGCAGGCGCTCGGCGAGCACCGTGACGGTCGCGGCGGTCAGGACCAGCGAGAGAGCGCCGACCACCCGGCGCGGCAGATAGGGCCGCAGCAGCGCCCGGTACAGGTGCGCGGTGGCGATGACGCCGCGCACCGCCGCCAGCGCACTGAGCGAGGCGGAGAGCCCGCCGATCGCGCCGACCACGTGGGTGGCGAGGTTCTTGGGCTCGGCCTGGACGAGATGGCTGATCTCGCGCTGCCGCAGCACCCCGCGAACCCAGGAGTAGGCCGAGATGCTCAGCAGCGCACCGGCACCGATCCAGCGTGCCCGCTCCTGCCGGTCCTCGGCGATGTCCACCTCGAGCCCCAGGGTGTCCATCACGCGGCGGATCACCGACTCCGCCACCACCCCGCCGGCGTAGCCGTAGATCTGCGAGAGTCCGAAGTTGACGGTCCACATCCACCAGGTGCGCGGCAGCAGGCTCGGCGAGGTCGAGACCCAGGTGGTCATCGAGGCGCCGAGGAACCCGCCGGTGGACAGCGGTTTCGCGATCGCGGTGCGGCGCACCCGCCGTTCCGTGCGCCGGGACACGGTGCGCACGACGTGCACGGCGTCGCCGAGCGCTCTGCCAAGGGCCGTCAGGGACGCTCCGGAGCCAGATCGCATGCTCGCGATCGTATCGGACCGGGACTCGGCGGTCCGCGACGACCGGGCGGTGAGCATCCTTCGCGGCGACGTCGCAGTCACCGTAGCCTGGGGCCATGAAGATCCTGCTCCCCGACACCATGCCTCTGGACCCCGCCCTGCCCCAGGGCTGGGAGGCCGTCACCGTCGACGCCCGCGCCGAGATCCCCGCCGAGCATCACGACGCCGACGTCCTGGTGATCTGGGGCGCCTCCCGCCGGCATCTCGCCTCCGCCGCGGAGCACCTGGACCGGTTGCGTCTGGTGCAGTCGCTGTCGGCCGGGATCGACGGGATCCTCGCCGCGGGCTTCCGCACGGACGTCACGATCGCCGCCGGCGCCGGGCTGCACTCGCTGACCGTCAGCGAGCATGCGCTCGCGCTGCTGCTGAGCCTCCTGCGCCGCCTGCCGGAAGCCCGCGAGGCGCAGGCCCGCCACGAGTGGTCCACCGAGCTGGGCGGCCTGCAGCCGCTGCATCCCGCCGGACGGATCACCACGCTGATCGGCGCGAAGGTGCTGATCTGGGGCTTCGGACAGATCGCCCGCACCCTCGCCCCGACGCTGACGGCCCTGGGCGCCGAGGTGCGCGGCGTCGCCCGCAGCGCCGGCACCCGCGACGGCTACCCGGTGATCGCCGAGTCCGACGTGCTGGACGAGCTGGGCGAGGTCGACGTGCTCATCGACATCCTCCCGGCCACCGAGGCGACCGCCGGGGCCGTCGGCCGCGAGGTGCTCGCCGCCCTGCCCGACCATGCCGTGCTGATCAACGTCGGCCGCGGTGCCACGGTGGACCAGGTCGCCCTGCGCGAGGCGCTCGAGGCGGGCACCCTCGGCAGCGCCGGGATCGATGTCACCGACCCCGAGCCGCTGCCGGCGGAGGACCCGCTGTGGGATGCCCCGCGCTTCCTGATCACGCCGCACGGGGCCGGCGGTCGCCCCGTCGGGGCCGACGAGCGGATCAGCGCGAACGTGCGCGCCCTCGTGGACGGCGCCGAGATCCTGCACGCCGCCGCGCGCTGACCCGCCGCCCGGTCGACCGCCGCCCGCTCAGACGGCGAGGGAGCGGGCGAACTCCTCGACGGCGCGGGCGGACGTCTCCGCGACCAGGTCGAGCTCGAGGTGGAACTGCTGCCCGGCCGCCGGGCCGCACAGGTCCGAGACCGCCCGCAGGGCCACGAAGGGGACTCCCAGCGCGGCAGAGGTGCGCGCGCTCGCGGTGGTCTCCATGTCCGCGCTCAGCGCGGTGGGGAACCGCTCCCGCATGGGCTCGGCGATCGACGCGGTCACGAAGGCGTCCCCGGAGAGCATCAGCCCTCGGCGGTGGCCGGGCCCCTGCTCACCGCCGGGCACCGTCGGACCCGCCGCGCGCCGCGCCGACTCCTCGGCGGCATCGGCCCACGGTCCCTCGGCGAGGAAGCGTTCCGGGCCGCCCGGCACCTGCCCCGGGGCGTAGCCGAAGGCCGTGGCGTCGGCGATCGAATAGGTGAAGGCATCGCCGACGATCAGCGTCCCCACCTCCACGTCGGCCGCGAGCCCGCCACAGGAACCGGCGGCGACCATCGCGCGCGGACGGTGGGAGAGGATCCCCCAGGTGGCCGCCGCGGTCGACGCCGCGATGCCGATGCCCGTGGTGACCACGACGGTCTCGAGACCTGCGAGCGTGCCCCGCACGGCGGCGACCCCCTCGGTGAAGGGTGGCTCGAGCGTCGCCGGCCGCTCGAGGCGGGAGATCAGCGGCGCCGCCTCCTCCGCCATCGCGGCGAGCACCAGGAGCGGTCCGGTGGGATCGAGGGGAGACGTCATGCCCCGAAGGATATCGGCGCCCGCCGGGACCCGCCGTCCCAGCCCGGTTCGTTACGCTGGAGGCATCCGCAGCGAAGCGACCCGCGGGTCGCAGGTAGGAGGCAGTCATGGGTCGCGTCCGCGAGGCAGTGGTCACGGGAGCACGGGCGGTTCGTCGGATCCCCATCCCCTCGACCCTGACCCATCAGGCGCTGCGCGAGGCCCGCAGCCCGCAGCCGCCGAACCACGTGCAGAAGACCCATGCCGTCGAGAACGAGATGATCGGCCGCACCCGCACCGTCTGGCTCGATCGCCACCGCGCCGACCGCGGGCTGATCGTCTTCCTCCACGGCGGCGCCTACGTCTCCGGTCCCTTCGCCAGCGACTGGGCCTGGTTGTCCCGCCAGACCGACGCCCGTGGATGCGCCGGACTGATGGTCGACTACCGCAACGCCCCGGACCACCAGCACCCCGTCGCGCTCGACGACGCCGAGGCCGTCCTGACGGCGCTCGTGGCCGACGGTCGCCTCGGCGACCAGCCATGGGTGCTGGCCGGACAGCATGCCGGGGGAGGGCTCGCCTTCTCCATCGCCCGCCGTCTGCGCGGCACCGACGTCCCCGCCCCCGCCGCCCTGATCGCCATGTCCCCCTGGCTGGACCTCGAGCTCTCCAACGCGGGGATCACCGAGACCGACCAGGCCGACCCCGTCCACGAGCGGCGCCTGCTGCGCGACGCGGCCCGTCGCTACGCCGGCCGCACCCCGCTGGACGACCCCGACCTCTCACCCATCAACGCGAGCCTCGAGGGACTGCCGCCCGTGCACCTCAGCGTGGGGATGCGCGACCTGTTCCTCTCCGACGTGCGCGTGGCGAAGCTGCAGCTCGAGGAGAACGGGGTGGACGTGGTCTACCGCGAGATCAGCGGCCGCCTCGGGCTGCAGCTGCTCGTGCGCAAGGGCGAAGACATCGAGCGTGTCCACCGCGAACAGGCCGACCTCATCGAGAGGGTCTTCGTGCAGGGGTGAGAGCTCTCAGTTCTCGACGATCACCAGGGCGGCCCCCGGAGCGCACGCCGACCAGCGCCGCGCGGGCATGGCGTGGACCATGCCGGCGATCAGCAGGGCGTGGCCGATCGTGTAGGTGATCATCACCCACACGCCGCTGTACGCGATCGCGGCGCCGGGCAAGAACCAGTCCATCGCCAGCATCGAGCTGGACAGCAGGAACAGCGTCCCGCCCGTCCAGGTCATGCCGTTCCCGCCCGCGGACAGGAAAGCCATGGTCGCCAGCGCGACCGCGTACGCGGCCACCGCCGGCAGCATCGGGCCCGCGCCGTCGGCGCAGGCCACGAACAGCCCGATCACGACGCCGCCGTAGGGGATGGCCAGGGCGATGCGCAACGTGTCCCGGGTGCGGTTCCACAGCGGCGCCAGCGCCGCCGAATAGCAGACCAGGGCAGCCAGGAAGCTGAGCACGGCGATCAGCTGCCCGGACTCCGCGGCGAGCCCGGCGAGGGTGTCGCCCGCCCAGGCGAACAGCAGCCCCAGCACCATCAGGACGCTGGTGCGCGTGCGCCGCGGGATCGCGGTCACCACCACCGCGATCAGGAGCGGCGCGAACATCGGCTGCGTGATCCGCCGCAGCAGCTCCGCGTCCATCAGCAGAGCCCCGACATGGGCCGCCACCGCAGCGGCATACGCCACCCAGAGGGCGACGTGGACGGTTCTGATCGGAGTCACCCACCCAGGCTAGAAAGCCTTCGCCGGGCGAACCAGAGGATTTTCCCTGGGTACGGGCACGGTTGGGTAACAACGCGGGGCGAAGCGGCCTCGAGACTGTAGATATCGGACATCCGGGGCGCGGGCGGCGCTCACCGGCCGCGCCCCGTGCCGTCACATCCGCTGCGGAGCGTTCACGCCGAGGGCGTCGAGACCCTCGACGAGGACCGTCTCGGTCAGCTGCGCGAGAGCCAGGCGCCCGGAGCGCAGCTGGTCGTCGGACCCCTGGAGGATCGGGGAGGCGTCGTAGAACGCGGTGAACGCTTGCGCCAGGGAGAACAGGTAGGCGCACAGCCGGTGCGGCTCGTAGGCCGCGCCCACGGTCGCCAGCGTCGGCCCGAAATCCAGCAGCTGCAGGGCCAGGGCCCGCTCGGCGTCGTTCTCGATCCGCGGGGACGCGGCCGCGACGATGCCCTGCGCCTCGGCCTTGCGGGAGATGGAGCGGATCCGGGCCACCGCGTACTGCAGGTACGGGGCCGTGTTGCCCGTGAGGGCGAGCATCCGGTCCAGGTCGAAGGTGTAGTCCGAGTCGTGCGCGGTCGACAGGTCCGCGTACTTCACGGCGCCGATGCCGATGTCGTGGGCGATCTGCGTCCGCTCGCTCTCGGGCAGGTCCGGGCGCATCTCGTCGATCACGGTGCGGGCCGTCGCGACGGCCTCCTCGAGCAGCGCCATCAGCCGCAAGGAGGCCCCGGAGCGGGTGCGCAGGATCTTGCCGTCCTCGCCGAGCACCGAACCGATCTTCACGTGCTGGGCGTCGACCTCCGCGGGCAGCCAGCCGGCCTCGCGGGCGGCCGTGAAGACCATCTGGAAGTGCAGCTCCTGCGCGGTGCCGACGACGTACGCGATGCG
Encoded proteins:
- a CDS encoding prolyl oligopeptidase family serine peptidase — its product is MSSPVTRRTLFAAGTATTAAIGLAPSALAAPPGERSATFTLDAEVLDGGEQVVSVTLDASRRGGLPTGDLPVSAFTVHARGTNPLTGAVAFDLDRLVTAAHADHRGRITLALEHGDGVEGATTLDWMDDASRNVQLDLEYTITQNAPLPTRSSAHEWIASFRQGDLVSPEVDAFTSHLSASGTNYRVFSPPRRGRSAELPLVVWLHGGGEGGFTADSTTYYDNETQLRANRGALGVTTDAAQDLFGGAYVVAPQCPSAWMLDGPAFEPLIDEIIEEVAAAHPIDRDRIHVTGCSNGGYMTLKMVVENPGVYASAVPICGVVEEYGDSPGPLISDAELREIAAPTWLIASADDGTVDPQANTVHAHELIDGSIMSLYDTVIWDGVQYPGHFSWIYAARDDPAHEGRSLWEWMSAQEL
- a CDS encoding NAD(P)-dependent oxidoreductase, translating into MRIAFLGTGRMGTELALHLIPDHQLTVWNRTSERTARLADAGAQVAATPARAVDGAELIITSLFGPDAVRETVIAPDLVPSGVPWVDTTTVSPADADEFAAAVPTYVGVPVVGSLGPARAGSLGVYVGAPDGTRRSLVLDVVAPWADPERLHGVDSGRKAATGKLLANLALAVSAQGLREALALGESAGASAEETLEMLDGTGLAVIAGMKGPFVRGERSTDGGDFTADAIAKDASLMIDTIDAAADDAGPRPGADLPALRAALASLDAEIAAGRGDDDFSTILLEEAERTGE
- a CDS encoding sulfurtransferase, producing MAPAALAPIIDISRLHELLDASASGRERLHLLDVRWALDGSKGHHTYLAGHLPGAVHVDLDTELAAPARADAGRHPLPAPEDFAASLRRAGVTAGSRVVAYDDTTGAPAGRLVWMLRALGHDAAVLDGGLAAWDGGLATDDVRPTAGDVPAREWPVTEIASADEVASGRSLVIDARAPERYRGEVEPVDPRAGHVPGAVNLPFTGNLGQDGAFLAPEELRGRFEAAGVRAEQEAIVYCGSGVTAAHDVLALQRAGFTRVRLFPGSWSQWSADPARPVATGARP
- a CDS encoding AAA family ATPase, with protein sequence MTTGPRALLITGAVGVGKTTVTDAVGEELAAQGVAGAAIDLDWLRRSWPAPDDDPFQSRLELENLRLVAGTYRAAGALVLVAAGVLEAREDRPAYEVACGCPLTVVRLTAPRDLVRERLHRRHDLDPGGLVWHLERYDELTAVLDDAGVEDVGVAIREDPRATARAVLDAVGI
- a CDS encoding proline-rich domain-containing protein, with amino-acid sequence MSPPPQDAPWARPPDPAREPQDDQSAQSGPSAASDDGRFAAPDGGSAAPGSLPEWPGGQGGSGQARSPQQTSGRPPQMLGDDSVGGATQAAQKHSSERIIDTSSGKADGLSKCPRCGSTDIQYSLTQKALVCAYCRHAWNEENAEEAFGLDSSIADLRGATMASGTADVREDVTVMTLKCQGCGAEIVINVEQELQARCHWCRQTLSVNSQIPNGAVPDAVLPFQLTREEAVARIDAFAGQRKAFAQGRFKQEFVPDNVMGVYIPYLVVDGNMHAVLGGRGEITTRQYTVRTGSGDNARSETFYDADVFSVQRAFDLLVDDLTVESAQRFDIHDSSQATNNILGAVRPYDVENAVAYNSNYLKNFTSERRDLNIRDVDDVVEDKFLAIARAKALPTISRYDRGVRWTEEGVTVHGTRWVAVYVPVWLYSYADSAQGEGSLVHYIAVNARNGNTMGSVPVSHPKIFAAACAAGSVAAVIGAVVGFGWFLAG
- a CDS encoding endonuclease/exonuclease/phosphatase family protein; its protein translation is MPSHISRRRALTVAAAAGLGLPAAAAHAEPGPAYRGGPFENLRVATFNVSLNRPEEGELLRDLESGEDEQIRAVAEVIQINNPDIILLNEVDHDEDGAGIDLLRRNYLEVGQNRRTPVYYPYAFSAPVNTGVPSELDLDGDGTVGGPGDAWGFGEFPGQYGMVVLSRHPILTEQVRTFQKLRWADMPSNLLPTEFYSAEAASVLRLSSKSHWDVPVQIGSSTLHVLAAHPTPPSFDGPEKRNQRRNSDEIRLWADYLSPGQRSQWIVDDAGTRGGLAPSEPFVILGDYNSDPHDGDSWPGAIDQLLNHPRIRDTKPRSAGAVEAAELQGGANAEHTGEARYDTADFADDGPGNLRVDYVLPDTSLQVASSAVYWPKRGAPGSELTGETPFPTSDHRLVRADLQVKS